agcttttgcctttccaaaaaaatagttattctTACATTGATTATGTATGATGACAATACATTATGAATACTTCATCCGtctctatttataaaattttaatgagtttaacttaattgataaatattttataaaaaaaaaacttaattgatggacatattatattttcttcaaatgGTACATTAACAAATGTCCTGTGGATATATATTAGCTTTTgactttataaaataatatttctttcGGGCTTTTGCCTTttttatataccaaaaaaaaattatttcctaCCTGACCtcaacaaaattcatgattatagtgaaaaataattgaaataataaatttgttaaaaagttttataACTGTCTATCCCTACAAATTATTGATATAGCAAGAGAGAAAAACATAATATATGTTCTCCTATTACACTTCTAATtggagaaaaaaatatatatgttctcCTATTGATAATGCATGTTAAATGTTGAAAACTGTCTTATATATTaagagataatttttttatttattttaaaaaagggtcttataattagagaGACAAAAGAAGTACTTCTTCcgattctttttataagaaacacttcaCCTttctaaattcattgaataattaatgtatttggtgtTACCCTCTTTAATTTCTATAGATTACggtatatttataaaaaaattaattagcaacttacaaaaaaaaagtcaacttaatgacaaatttatatttttctctttccaattTTGATTTGATAGCTTAATTTAATGTATTATAGTAGTACATAAATAGAAAATGCCATTTCAAGAGATTGCATTGCTTTCATGAATAATATGGATTTCTCATTCACACTGTTTTTTCTAGTATTATTAGCCTTTTCATTCcaattttcatcttcttcatcatcatcatcatcacttagAAAAGGTTCATCCCTCTCTGTAGAAAATCCAGAAGATAAACTAATCTCACATAATGGTATGTTCTCTGCTGGCTTTATTTCCATTGGTCAAAATGCATATTCCTTTGCAATATGGTTCACAGAACCAAATTcactcaaccacaaaaacacAATCGTTTGGATGGCGAATCGGGACCAACCCGTTAACGGAAAACGATCAAAACTCACCCTTTTAAACACAGGAAACATTGTCTTGCTTGATGTTTCTTTAAACAATGTTTGGTCTTCAAAAACAGCATCATTGGAACCATTAGAGTTGCATCTCAAAAATGATGGAAATCTTGTGTTGCTTGAACTTCAAGGAACCAAAATTTTGTGGCAGAGTTTTGATTCTCCAACAGATACTCTTGTTCCTGGTCAACCCCTTACAAGATATACAAAGCTTGTAGCTTCAAGAAGTGACACTAATCATTCTTCTGGCTTCTACCAGTTCTTCTTTGACGATGAAAATATTCTCGGTCTTCATTACAACGGTCGCGATGTTTCTAGCTCTTACTGGCCAAAACCTTGGCTTCTAAGTTGGGATGTTGGCAGATCTAATTTCAATAGTAGCAGAATTGCAGTGTTGGGTTCTTTTGGTGAGTTCTATTCATCAGATAATTTCACTTTTACTACTTCTGATTATGGATCTGTTATGCAAAGAATAATGAAATTAGATTCTGATGGTGTTGTGAGAGTTTATAGCAGAATTAATGTCTCACAGAATTGGTATGTTTCATGGCAAGCCTTTTCTGGTACTTGCACAGTTCATGGAGTTTGTGGAGCTAATAGTACATGTAGCTATAGTCCTAAACTTGGAAGAAAGTGCTCTTGTATTCCAGGGTATAGAATGAAGAATCCTAATGATTGGTCTTATGGTTGTGAGCCTATGTTTGATTTCACTTGCAACAAAAGTGAGTCAACTTTCTTAGAGATGAAAAATGTTGAGTTTTATGGATATGACTTTcattatattgaaatttgtaacTTTAGTACTTGTGTGGATTTATGCTTACAAGATTGTAATTGTAAAGCATTTCAATTCTCATATTGGGAGAAACATGGCTTCTATAGATGTTTTACAAAAACACAGTTGCAAAATGGAAGGTATTATCCCATTTTCAAAGGATCTACCTATTTGAGATTACCTAAAGGTAATACTTTTTCTTTGAAACAAACTTCCAATCCAAGCAACAACGATGTTTGCTCTGAAAAACTTCAACGAGTTTATGTCAACGAAGGTGAGAATCATTTTGTGAAGTTTTTTCTATGGTTTGCCACCGCGATCGGAGCTTTTCAAACGGTCTGCATTTTCGTCATTTGGTGTTCTCTATTTAGGTCGAACCAAAAGACTTATGCAGACCAAGAGGGCTACCATATAGCGGATATTGG
This genomic interval from Trifolium pratense cultivar HEN17-A07 linkage group LG6, ARS_RC_1.1, whole genome shotgun sequence contains the following:
- the LOC123888076 gene encoding putative receptor protein kinase ZmPK1, encoding MNNMDFSFTLFFLVLLAFSFQFSSSSSSSSSLRKGSSLSVENPEDKLISHNGMFSAGFISIGQNAYSFAIWFTEPNSLNHKNTIVWMANRDQPVNGKRSKLTLLNTGNIVLLDVSLNNVWSSKTASLEPLELHLKNDGNLVLLELQGTKILWQSFDSPTDTLVPGQPLTRYTKLVASRSDTNHSSGFYQFFFDDENILGLHYNGRDVSSSYWPKPWLLSWDVGRSNFNSSRIAVLGSFGEFYSSDNFTFTTSDYGSVMQRIMKLDSDGVVRVYSRINVSQNWYVSWQAFSGTCTVHGVCGANSTCSYSPKLGRKCSCIPGYRMKNPNDWSYGCEPMFDFTCNKSESTFLEMKNVEFYGYDFHYIEICNFSTCVDLCLQDCNCKAFQFSYWEKHGFYRCFTKTQLQNGRYYPIFKGSTYLRLPKGNTFSLKQTSNPSNNDVCSEKLQRVYVNEGENHFVKFFLWFATAIGAFQTVCIFVIWCSLFRSNQKTYADQEGYHIADIGFRKFSYLELKKATKGFSQEIGRGGGGVVYKGLLSDERHAAIKRLYNAQQGGEGEFLAEVGIIGRLNHMNLIEMWGYCAEGKYRLLVYEYMENGSLADNLSSNKLDWSKRYKIALAIARVLAYLHEECLEWILHCDIKPQNILLDSNFQPKLADFGLSKLQNRNNLNNSSVSMIRGTRGYMAPEWIFNLPITSKVDVYSYGIVVLEMITGKSPTTGFKIVNGEEESVGRLVTWVREKRGSSISWLEEIVDPNIGLNYDKSKMEILAKVALDCVVDERDSRPTMSRVVEMLQYHGND